A window from Lactiplantibacillus pentosus encodes these proteins:
- a CDS encoding Ltp family lipoprotein produces the protein MKKKLIYGAVIALVLIVGISLNSGKDNEKSSQSTTAQQERTTESETAEAEDESETTETKESEAEESAKTTAASKSESKVPMEHQAALKKAQSYARHMDMSEAGVREQLASSYGENFTPEAVTYAMEHLEGIDWEANALAKAKSYQKNMAMSTESIREQLTSDYGEQFTSEQADYAIQHLPS, from the coding sequence TTGAAAAAGAAGTTAATTTATGGGGCGGTCATTGCATTGGTACTAATCGTGGGGATTAGTTTGAACAGTGGCAAAGACAATGAAAAGTCTAGTCAATCGACAACTGCCCAGCAGGAACGGACGACTGAATCTGAGACAGCGGAAGCAGAAGACGAATCAGAAACAACAGAGACAAAAGAATCAGAAGCAGAAGAATCGGCCAAAACGACAGCGGCATCCAAGTCGGAAAGTAAGGTGCCGATGGAACATCAGGCGGCTTTGAAGAAAGCTCAGAGTTATGCGCGTCACATGGACATGTCGGAGGCTGGCGTGCGCGAACAACTAGCTTCTTCCTATGGCGAGAATTTCACACCCGAAGCGGTTACTTATGCGATGGAACATCTTGAAGGTATCGATTGGGAAGCCAATGCACTGGCAAAGGCCAAAAGTTACCAGAAGAACATGGCTATGTCGACTGAATCGATTCGGGAACAATTGACTTCTGATTATGGTGAACAGTTCACTAGCGAACAGGCGGACTACGCGATTCAGCATCTCCCATCGTAA
- a CDS encoding phosphoketolase family protein, with protein sequence MSTDYSSPAYLQKVDKYWRAANYLSVGQLYLKDNPLLQRPLKASDVKVHPIGHWGTIAGQNFIYAHLNRVINKYGLKMFYVEGPGHGGQVMVSNSYLDGTYTDIYPEITQDVEGMQKLFKQFSFPGGVASHAAPETPGSIHEGGELGYSISHGVGAILDNPDEIAAVVVGDGESETGPLATSWQSTKFINPINDGAVLPILNLNGFKISNPTIFGRTSDEKIKQYFESMNWEPIFVEGDDPEKVHPALAKAMDEAVEKIKAIQKNARENDDATLPVWPMIVFRAPKGWTGPKSWDGDKIEGSFRAHQIPIPVDQTDMEHADALVDWLESYQPKELFNEDGSLKDDIKEIIPTGDARMAANPITNGGVDPKALNLPNFRDYAVDTSKHGANVKQDMIVWSDYLRDVIKKNPDNFRLFGPDETMSNRLYGVFETTNRQWMEDIHPDSDQYEAPAGRVLDAQLSEHQAEGWLEGYVLTGRHGLFASYEAFLRVVDSMLTQHFKWLRKANELDWRKKYPSLNIIAASTVFQQDHNGYTHQDPGALTHLAEKKPEYIREYLPADANSLLAVGDVIFRSQEKINYVVTSKHPRQQWFSIEEAKQLVDNGLGIIDWASTDQGSEPDIVFAAAGTEPTLETLAAIQLLHDSFPDMKIRFVNVVDILKLRSPEKDPRGLSDAEFDHYFTKDKPVVFAFHGYEDLVRDIFFDRHNHNLHVHGYRENGDITTPFDVRVMNQMDRFDLAKSAIAAQPAMENTGAAFVQDMDNMLAKHNAYIRDAGTDLPEVNDWQWKGLK encoded by the coding sequence ATGTCTACAGATTACTCATCACCAGCATATTTGCAAAAAGTTGATAAGTACTGGCGTGCTGCCAACTATTTATCAGTTGGTCAACTTTATTTAAAAGATAATCCTTTATTACAACGGCCATTAAAGGCTAGTGACGTTAAGGTTCACCCAATCGGTCACTGGGGCACGATTGCCGGCCAAAACTTCATCTATGCGCATCTTAACCGGGTCATCAACAAGTACGGTTTGAAGATGTTCTACGTTGAAGGTCCAGGTCATGGTGGCCAAGTGATGGTCTCCAACTCATACCTTGATGGGACTTACACGGATATTTATCCTGAAATTACGCAGGATGTTGAAGGGATGCAAAAACTCTTCAAGCAATTCTCATTCCCAGGTGGCGTGGCTTCCCATGCTGCTCCTGAAACACCAGGCTCAATCCACGAAGGTGGCGAACTTGGTTACTCAATTTCACACGGTGTTGGGGCAATCCTTGACAACCCTGATGAAATCGCCGCAGTCGTTGTTGGTGATGGGGAATCCGAAACCGGCCCATTAGCAACTTCATGGCAATCAACGAAGTTCATCAACCCAATCAACGATGGGGCAGTGTTACCAATCTTGAACCTTAACGGCTTTAAGATTTCTAACCCAACGATTTTTGGTCGGACTTCTGATGAAAAGATCAAGCAATACTTCGAAAGCATGAACTGGGAACCAATCTTTGTTGAAGGTGACGATCCTGAAAAGGTTCACCCAGCTTTAGCTAAGGCCATGGATGAAGCCGTCGAAAAGATCAAAGCCATTCAAAAGAACGCTCGTGAAAACGATGACGCTACTTTACCAGTATGGCCGATGATCGTCTTCCGCGCACCTAAGGGCTGGACTGGTCCTAAGTCATGGGATGGCGACAAGATCGAAGGTTCATTCCGAGCTCACCAAATTCCAATTCCTGTTGACCAAACCGACATGGAACATGCCGATGCGTTAGTTGACTGGTTGGAATCATATCAACCAAAGGAACTCTTCAATGAAGATGGTTCTTTGAAGGATGATATCAAAGAAATTATCCCAACTGGCGATGCACGGATGGCCGCTAACCCAATCACTAATGGTGGGGTTGATCCAAAGGCCTTGAACTTACCTAACTTCCGTGATTACGCCGTTGATACGTCTAAGCATGGTGCCAACGTTAAGCAAGATATGATCGTTTGGTCAGACTACTTGCGTGATGTTATCAAGAAGAACCCAGATAACTTCCGGTTATTTGGCCCTGATGAAACCATGTCAAACCGGTTATATGGTGTCTTTGAAACCACTAACCGTCAATGGATGGAAGATATTCACCCAGATAGTGACCAATACGAAGCACCTGCTGGCCGGGTCTTGGATGCTCAATTATCTGAACACCAAGCTGAAGGTTGGTTAGAAGGTTACGTCTTAACTGGTCGTCATGGCTTGTTTGCAAGTTACGAAGCCTTCTTACGGGTTGTCGACTCAATGTTGACGCAACACTTCAAGTGGTTACGTAAGGCCAACGAACTTGACTGGCGGAAGAAGTACCCGTCACTCAACATTATCGCGGCTTCAACTGTGTTCCAACAAGACCATAATGGGTACACCCACCAAGATCCAGGTGCCTTGACTCATTTGGCTGAAAAGAAGCCTGAATATATCCGCGAATATTTACCAGCCGACGCCAACTCCTTGTTAGCTGTTGGGGACGTCATCTTCCGTAGCCAAGAAAAGATCAACTACGTGGTTACGTCGAAGCACCCACGTCAACAATGGTTCAGCATTGAAGAAGCTAAGCAATTAGTTGACAACGGTCTTGGTATCATTGACTGGGCAAGCACGGACCAAGGTAGCGAACCAGATATCGTGTTTGCTGCTGCCGGAACGGAACCAACGCTTGAAACGTTGGCTGCAATCCAATTGCTCCATGATAGCTTCCCAGACATGAAGATTCGTTTCGTGAACGTGGTCGACATCTTGAAGTTACGTAGCCCTGAAAAGGACCCTCGTGGCTTGTCAGATGCTGAATTTGACCATTACTTCACTAAGGACAAACCAGTTGTCTTCGCCTTCCATGGTTACGAAGACCTGGTTCGTGACATCTTCTTTGATCGTCACAACCACAACTTACACGTGCATGGCTACCGTGAAAATGGTGACATTACGACACCATTCGATGTCCGGGTCATGAACCAAATGGACCGTTTCGACTTAGCAAAATCTGCAATTGCGGCGCAACCAGCAATGGAAAACACCGGTGCAGCCTTTGTTCAAGACATGGATAACATGCTTGCAAAACACAACGCATACATCCGTGACGCCGGAACCGACTTGCCAGAAGTTAACGACTGGCAATGGAAAGGTTTGAAATAA
- a CDS encoding glycosyltransferase gives MKILLTVENLVMDGVKRATTVLGNALTSQADVTFYSLAQPRSFYELAAPLITARRPASATVLNYFGAAPLQVYEAQITDLVATLEEGHYDAVILPGGLLTSFAPAIKRALPRVNVIAWMHNNVDIYLNQYYAQMRDELVAGLLAADTVVTLTDSDWEGYSRFNSHTVKIYNPPTMQPKGHQADLNQHVIAYTGRIDLQHKGLDYLLAVARALPDDWQIAVAGSGPDDQLATFQRLMDELNVRERIIYRGALKDTELRQHYEKASVFMMTSRWEGMPLVMGEAMAMGLPIVSMWNTGSAEYLQAGQHGVLTPARDVNGFVKGLLPLLHDLETRQDYAERARRRSHDFTLSKIVRQWLALLNRQYVPQSTLDMDWDLQRGVGEN, from the coding sequence ATGAAAATCTTACTTACAGTCGAAAATTTAGTGATGGATGGTGTCAAACGTGCGACGACCGTCCTCGGAAATGCATTGACGTCACAAGCAGATGTGACCTTTTATTCTTTAGCGCAACCACGGTCTTTTTATGAACTCGCCGCGCCACTGATTACCGCTCGGCGGCCGGCTAGTGCCACTGTGTTAAATTACTTTGGCGCGGCCCCGCTACAAGTCTACGAGGCCCAAATCACGGACTTGGTTGCGACCTTAGAAGAGGGCCACTATGATGCGGTCATTTTACCAGGCGGGCTCTTAACGAGCTTTGCACCGGCAATCAAGCGGGCGCTGCCGCGGGTCAACGTGATTGCGTGGATGCATAACAACGTCGATATTTATTTGAATCAATATTACGCGCAGATGCGCGATGAATTAGTTGCTGGCTTACTGGCAGCTGATACGGTGGTCACCTTGACCGATTCTGATTGGGAAGGCTACTCACGGTTTAATTCACATACGGTCAAGATCTACAATCCGCCGACCATGCAACCTAAGGGCCACCAAGCCGACCTTAATCAGCATGTGATTGCGTATACCGGACGGATCGATTTACAACATAAAGGATTAGACTACCTGCTAGCGGTGGCGCGCGCACTCCCGGATGACTGGCAAATCGCCGTTGCGGGCTCCGGGCCTGATGACCAACTAGCGACCTTCCAACGGTTGATGGATGAGTTGAACGTTCGTGAACGCATCATTTATCGCGGGGCTTTAAAGGATACCGAGTTACGGCAACACTACGAGAAGGCCAGTGTGTTCATGATGACCTCGCGTTGGGAAGGAATGCCCCTAGTGATGGGTGAGGCCATGGCAATGGGGCTACCAATCGTCTCAATGTGGAATACCGGTTCGGCAGAGTACTTACAAGCAGGCCAGCATGGCGTCTTGACGCCAGCCCGCGATGTGAACGGTTTTGTGAAGGGGTTGTTGCCGTTATTGCATGATTTAGAAACCCGGCAAGACTATGCTGAACGTGCCCGCCGCCGCAGTCATGACTTTACCCTAAGTAAAATCGTGCGCCAGTGGCTAGCATTGCTCAACCGGCAATACGTCCCGCAATCGACACTGGATATGGATTGGGACCTGCAACGGGGTGTTGGTGAAAACTAG
- a CDS encoding Hsp20/alpha crystallin family protein, producing MRQQLLGHHLDDLLYPARLLKRAHREAENVLNAHVGMKTDVVEHDDDYTVTAELPGFDKQAITVNYADEWLTIRAHRSQDDRNDDGRILHRERMDADFTRKFHLTDVVRDQIQAHYQAGLLTVTLPKKVADSAGKIEVQ from the coding sequence ATGCGCCAGCAATTATTAGGTCATCACTTAGATGATTTGCTTTACCCAGCAAGATTATTAAAACGTGCCCACCGCGAGGCAGAGAACGTTTTGAATGCCCATGTCGGCATGAAGACTGACGTGGTCGAACACGATGATGATTACACCGTAACAGCCGAATTACCCGGTTTTGATAAGCAGGCGATTACGGTGAACTATGCTGACGAATGGTTAACGATTCGTGCGCATCGCTCACAGGATGATCGTAACGATGATGGGCGGATCCTGCATCGTGAACGAATGGATGCAGACTTCACCCGGAAGTTCCATCTTACCGATGTGGTGCGTGATCAAATTCAAGCCCACTACCAAGCAGGACTACTGACGGTGACGCTACCGAAAAAGGTGGCCGATTCGGCGGGCAAGATTGAAGTTCAATAA
- the ybaK gene encoding Cys-tRNA(Pro) deacylase: MSKKKKKDQLGKTLVEKILDKANISYQQYEFPTETEGDVQQLQVDHLGVDEHHIYKTLALTGNKTGPVVGVLPLDEHLSYKKLAKLSGNKKVGMIPLKDLERTTGYQHGANTPVGIWETKKFPIYIDEVAKQQGKILVSSGKIGRSIEIDADDLRKLVHGTFGAITE, from the coding sequence ATGTCTAAAAAGAAGAAAAAAGACCAATTAGGTAAGACGCTGGTTGAAAAAATTCTGGATAAAGCCAACATTAGTTATCAACAATACGAGTTTCCAACCGAAACTGAAGGCGACGTTCAACAATTACAAGTCGACCATCTCGGTGTCGATGAACATCATATTTACAAAACGCTGGCGTTGACTGGTAACAAGACTGGCCCGGTCGTTGGCGTGCTCCCCTTGGATGAGCATCTCAGCTACAAGAAACTCGCCAAGTTATCCGGTAACAAGAAGGTTGGCATGATTCCGCTCAAGGATTTGGAACGCACGACTGGTTACCAACACGGCGCGAATACCCCTGTCGGCATCTGGGAGACTAAAAAGTTTCCGATTTACATCGATGAAGTCGCCAAGCAACAAGGCAAGATTTTGGTTTCATCAGGTAAGATCGGTCGTTCGATTGAAATTGACGCTGATGATTTACGCAAACTCGTCCATGGGACCTTTGGCGCAATAACGGAGTGA
- a CDS encoding DUF2929 family protein, with product MKTTWLASLLVTIFWGAVLGLVVTYLGGAMVEALTATPLTREPLKGMAVGVLLAVMSGLLVRTTHR from the coding sequence ATGAAGACGACGTGGCTGGCTAGTTTACTAGTCACAATCTTTTGGGGCGCAGTATTAGGCCTGGTCGTAACCTATCTAGGTGGTGCGATGGTCGAAGCACTCACGGCGACCCCGTTGACGCGGGAACCACTCAAAGGGATGGCAGTCGGTGTGTTGTTGGCCGTCATGAGTGGGTTGTTGGTGAGAACGACGCATCGATGA
- a CDS encoding type II toxin-antitoxin system RelB/DinJ family antitoxin — protein MAAQEKRWVQVKIEKDLVDDVEAILSELGLNQTTAINMLYKRIVANGALPFDVSLSEEEKANLRFLKATEDIPVIAFKDSQEVADWLNDPNA, from the coding sequence ATGGCAGCTCAGGAAAAGCGATGGGTACAAGTTAAGATTGAGAAGGATTTGGTTGATGATGTTGAAGCAATTTTAAGTGAACTGGGTCTAAACCAAACAACGGCGATTAACATGCTTTACAAGCGGATCGTTGCTAATGGTGCTTTGCCTTTCGATGTGTCTTTAAGTGAGGAAGAAAAAGCTAATTTACGCTTTTTAAAGGCTACTGAAGATATACCAGTAATCGCGTTCAAAGATTCCCAAGAAGTCGCTGATTGGCTGAATGATCCAAATGCGTAA
- a CDS encoding GntR family transcriptional regulator, with protein MADLVYQQVITDLNKRIMANEFVDKKLPDERSLSEQYQVSRSSIKRALNVLANKGLIFKKRGSGTFINPLYLKNQSSFKYEGTNLGITDSLNTEGAKPSIQLLDFRVIPASQELQQDLFLTADEFVYEIKRLRLLDDQPFMIESGYIPIKLVPQLNRQVVSGSIFNYVQETLHAAVTKSFLSIAADASNANDQELLHLKPNEPVGLMSGIFFLDDGTPFEVSNMRLHYQYMKYTTFVSTNN; from the coding sequence GTGGCTGACTTAGTCTATCAACAAGTCATTACTGATTTGAATAAACGTATCATGGCGAATGAATTTGTTGATAAAAAGCTACCGGATGAACGTAGTCTTAGCGAACAGTACCAAGTAAGTCGGAGCTCAATTAAACGGGCCTTAAATGTGCTAGCGAATAAGGGCCTGATTTTCAAGAAGCGCGGCTCGGGAACGTTCATTAATCCATTATATCTTAAAAATCAATCTTCATTTAAATACGAAGGGACAAATTTAGGAATTACGGATAGTTTGAACACTGAAGGTGCTAAGCCTAGTATTCAATTATTAGACTTTCGGGTCATTCCTGCAAGTCAAGAGTTGCAACAGGACTTATTTTTAACCGCAGATGAATTTGTTTATGAAATTAAGCGCTTACGTTTGCTGGATGACCAACCATTCATGATCGAGAGTGGCTATATTCCAATCAAACTCGTGCCGCAGTTGAACCGGCAAGTCGTCAGTGGCTCGATTTTTAACTATGTTCAGGAGACGTTGCACGCTGCGGTCACCAAGTCGTTCTTGTCGATTGCGGCGGATGCGTCGAATGCCAACGACCAAGAATTGCTGCACCTCAAGCCAAACGAACCGGTCGGATTGATGAGTGGGATTTTCTTCTTGGATGATGGGACGCCGTTTGAAGTGTCCAACATGCGTCTGCATTATCAGTATATGAAGTACACGACGTTCGTTTCGACGAATAATTAA
- a CDS encoding LytR/AlgR family response regulator transcription factor — protein MKVFISDDQEQQRLWLNDIITKQLDALHFNYELVSAWQPADVLAAVKNGGGPNLYFLDIVLQREINGIQLASKIRDYDPDGFVVYVTIRDDMMPETLSAMTTPTGFISKANMFDETKFVPQVQQVLEVVKKRLVTLERSAEPTLTLRSGALLLTLKLKDIVYCEKVHGLRTTRIVTTSQSYVVHKNLNTIKQQLTAMRFFNEFQSYALNLEHVITVDFNKGVISMDNRDHLTFSRGTIKKLKAYYQTQE, from the coding sequence ATGAAGGTTTTTATCAGTGACGATCAGGAACAGCAACGTCTCTGGTTAAACGACATCATTACGAAACAGCTAGATGCATTGCATTTTAATTATGAGCTCGTTTCGGCTTGGCAGCCAGCTGATGTGTTGGCAGCGGTCAAAAATGGTGGCGGACCAAATCTTTATTTTTTAGATATTGTGTTACAGCGTGAAATTAATGGGATTCAACTTGCTTCAAAAATTCGCGACTATGATCCAGATGGGTTTGTCGTGTATGTCACGATTCGAGATGACATGATGCCAGAGACGTTGAGCGCGATGACGACGCCGACCGGGTTCATTTCAAAGGCGAACATGTTCGATGAAACCAAATTTGTGCCCCAAGTCCAACAAGTCTTGGAAGTGGTCAAGAAGCGGTTGGTCACGCTTGAGCGGTCGGCAGAACCGACTTTAACTTTAAGAAGTGGCGCGTTATTATTGACCTTGAAACTCAAAGATATCGTTTATTGTGAGAAGGTCCATGGTCTGCGGACGACCCGCATCGTGACGACCTCACAATCTTATGTCGTACATAAGAATTTGAATACGATTAAGCAGCAGTTGACGGCGATGCGATTCTTCAACGAGTTTCAAAGCTATGCCTTAAATCTTGAACACGTGATTACGGTGGACTTTAACAAGGGTGTCATTAGTATGGACAATCGAGACCACTTAACCTTTAGCCGTGGGACGATCAAGAAATTAAAGGCGTACTATCAAACACAAGAATAG
- a CDS encoding DUF1836 domain-containing protein translates to MAANETYADWQQRMSKVILPKWTELPNFDLYMDQVLLLINETLQPLGADPVTAAMINNYFKHKVILSPVKKKYQIMQLADIIVISLLKPSYPLDKIRQGIDQVTATGYPKRAYDNFITALTNQLHHPDDPITISDQDLSHSLTTAAAQLIVNKLRTDELLRLNQAQIKPQQIEK, encoded by the coding sequence ATGGCAGCTAATGAGACGTACGCCGACTGGCAACAACGGATGAGTAAGGTCATCCTACCAAAATGGACCGAACTTCCGAATTTTGACCTCTACATGGACCAGGTCCTACTGTTGATCAACGAAACGTTGCAACCACTGGGGGCTGACCCGGTGACGGCCGCGATGATCAACAATTATTTCAAACACAAGGTGATTTTGTCGCCCGTTAAGAAAAAGTATCAAATTATGCAGTTGGCGGATATCATCGTGATTAGTTTACTCAAACCAAGTTATCCGCTTGATAAAATTCGGCAGGGGATTGATCAAGTAACAGCAACCGGTTATCCAAAGCGCGCTTACGATAACTTCATTACGGCGTTGACGAATCAACTGCATCATCCTGATGATCCCATTACGATCTCAGACCAAGATCTGAGTCACAGTTTGACGACCGCCGCAGCACAACTGATCGTCAACAAATTGCGGACAGACGAGTTACTACGCTTGAATCAAGCCCAAATTAAACCGCAACAAATTGAAAAGTAG
- a CDS encoding HD domain-containing protein, which translates to MITETQLTAIRTYARQKLAQDHSGHGSDHLERVNRLARRLAQAEQANLNLTLAAAWLHDVIDDKLMADPEQAHHDLADQLSELGVSTADQTAIFDIIDHMSFSKSLNGAQKLSLEGQIVQDADRLDAIGAIGIARALYYSGHVGEKIYDPAIAPREHLTKEQYRQQPGTAINHFYEKLFKLADMMNTPAAKALAKRRTDVMRAFVDQFKAEWTADDE; encoded by the coding sequence ATGATAACCGAAACACAATTAACGGCCATTCGAACCTACGCACGACAAAAGTTGGCGCAGGATCATAGTGGCCACGGCAGCGACCATCTGGAGCGGGTCAACCGCTTAGCACGGCGTTTGGCTCAAGCTGAACAGGCCAACTTGAATTTGACCCTCGCTGCGGCCTGGCTCCATGACGTGATCGATGATAAGTTGATGGCTGATCCTGAACAGGCCCACCACGACTTAGCTGACCAGTTGAGTGAACTTGGGGTTTCGACTGCTGATCAAACGGCGATTTTTGATATTATCGACCACATGTCATTTAGCAAGTCATTAAATGGCGCGCAAAAATTGTCATTAGAAGGTCAAATCGTGCAAGATGCAGATCGATTAGACGCGATTGGTGCGATTGGTATCGCGCGGGCTTTGTATTACTCGGGCCACGTCGGTGAGAAAATTTATGACCCGGCGATTGCACCGCGCGAGCACCTGACTAAGGAACAGTATCGACAACAACCAGGAACGGCCATCAATCATTTTTATGAGAAGTTGTTCAAGCTGGCTGACATGATGAACACTCCGGCGGCCAAGGCGTTAGCCAAGCGGCGGACCGACGTCATGCGGGCGTTTGTGGACCAATTCAAGGCGGAATGGACCGCGGATGACGAATAA
- a CDS encoding CPBP family intramembrane glutamic endopeptidase, producing the protein MGKIFKIQGLPVAIFKLVMIYLLIQLTDIPMTIVEFSRNRSGDVGFQTGLFVAALIISLITVGAAWYIYRGGRPIQRQQWSLKRHWLAILVGLLVFLIVNVGIGLLIPITENQATIEGLLKRAPLPLWLLTMGIVGPIMEELTFRGVLMDYFFQPRAGWLAILVSGALFGLIHQTKTVYEWLVYAGMGWVLATAYWLTKSILVPIMIHMLNNCWSIVQIMTPLRIVTNVQVFWAAVIGLVIVVAIWGLWRWQSSQRAHTTGDSIR; encoded by the coding sequence ATGGGGAAAATATTCAAAATACAAGGCTTGCCAGTTGCGATTTTTAAGTTAGTCATGATCTACCTATTGATTCAATTGACTGATATTCCAATGACCATCGTGGAATTTAGTCGGAATCGGAGCGGAGATGTTGGCTTTCAGACTGGTTTATTTGTGGCGGCGCTGATCATCAGCTTGATCACGGTCGGTGCGGCCTGGTACATTTATCGCGGTGGTCGGCCGATTCAGCGGCAGCAATGGTCATTGAAGCGTCATTGGTTGGCAATCTTGGTTGGTCTGTTAGTGTTTTTGATTGTTAATGTGGGGATTGGATTGCTGATACCTATCACTGAGAACCAGGCAACGATTGAAGGCCTCTTGAAACGCGCCCCGTTGCCACTGTGGCTACTTACGATGGGAATTGTCGGTCCCATCATGGAAGAATTGACATTTCGGGGCGTCTTGATGGATTATTTCTTTCAACCCCGGGCCGGATGGCTGGCCATTCTAGTTAGTGGCGCGTTATTTGGATTAATTCACCAGACGAAGACTGTCTATGAATGGTTGGTCTATGCCGGCATGGGTTGGGTCCTGGCGACGGCGTACTGGTTGACTAAATCGATCTTAGTGCCAATTATGATTCACATGCTGAACAATTGTTGGTCGATCGTGCAGATAATGACGCCGTTGCGAATCGTGACTAATGTTCAGGTCTTCTGGGCAGCGGTCATCGGGTTGGTGATTGTTGTGGCTATTTGGGGACTTTGGCGTTGGCAATCGAGTCAACGGGCCCATACCACAGGTGATTCGATTAGATAA